The following are from one region of the Escherichia sp. E4742 genome:
- a CDS encoding ABC transporter ATP-binding protein, with protein sequence MIVFSSLQIRRGVRVLLDNATATINPGQKVGLVGKNGCGKSTLLALLKNEISADGGSYTFPGSWQLAWVNQETPALPQAALEYVIDGDREYRQLEAQLHDANERNDGHAIATIHGKLDAIDAWSIRSRAASLLHGLGFSNEQLERPVSDFSGGWRMRLNLAQALICRSDLLLLDEPTNHLDLDAVIWLEKWLKSYQGTLILISHDRDFLDPIVDKIIHIEQQSMFEYTGNYSSFEVQRATRLAQQQAMYESQQERVAHLQSYIDRFRAKATKAKQAQSRIKMLERMELIAPAHVDNPFRFSFRAPESLPNPLLKMEKVSAGYGDRIILDSIKLNLVPGSRIGLLGRNGAGKSTLIKLLAGELAPVSGEIGLAKGIKLGYFAQHQLEYLRADESPIQHLARLAPQELEQKLRDYLGGFGFQGDKVTEETRRFSGGEKARLVLALIVWQRPNLLLLDEPTNHLDLDMRQALTEALIEFEGALVVVSHDRHLLRSTTDDLYLVHDRKVEPFDGDLEDYQQWLSDVQKQENQADEAPKENANSAQARKDQKRREAELRAQTQPLRKEIARLEKEMEKLNAQLAQAEEKLGDSELYDQSRKAELTACLQQQASAKSGLEECEMAWLEAQEQLEQMLLEGQSN encoded by the coding sequence ATGATTGTTTTCTCCTCGTTACAAATTCGTCGCGGCGTGCGCGTCCTGCTGGATAATGCCACCGCCACCATCAACCCCGGGCAGAAAGTCGGCCTGGTGGGTAAAAACGGCTGTGGTAAATCTACCCTGCTGGCATTGCTGAAAAATGAAATCAGCGCCGACGGCGGCAGCTACACCTTTCCGGGAAGCTGGCAATTGGCGTGGGTGAATCAGGAAACGCCGGCGCTACCGCAAGCGGCGCTGGAATACGTCATTGACGGCGACCGTGAATATCGCCAACTGGAAGCGCAACTCCACGACGCCAACGAACGTAACGATGGGCACGCCATTGCGACCATTCATGGCAAGCTGGATGCTATCGACGCATGGAGTATTCGCTCCCGCGCCGCCAGCCTGCTGCACGGCCTCGGTTTCAGCAATGAACAACTGGAGCGCCCGGTGAGTGATTTCTCCGGTGGCTGGCGTATGCGTCTTAACCTCGCCCAGGCGCTGATTTGCCGTTCAGACTTGCTGCTGCTCGACGAACCGACTAACCACCTCGATCTCGATGCCGTTATCTGGCTGGAAAAATGGCTGAAGAGCTATCAGGGCACGCTGATCCTGATCTCTCATGACCGCGACTTCCTCGATCCGATAGTGGATAAAATTATTCATATCGAACAACAAAGCATGTTCGAGTACACCGGCAACTACAGTTCGTTTGAAGTACAGCGCGCCACCCGTCTGGCGCAGCAACAAGCGATGTATGAAAGCCAGCAGGAACGCGTAGCGCATCTGCAAAGTTATATCGACCGTTTCCGTGCCAAAGCCACCAAAGCGAAGCAGGCCCAGAGCCGCATTAAGATGCTCGAGCGTATGGAGCTGATTGCCCCCGCGCACGTCGACAACCCGTTCCGCTTTAGTTTCCGCGCGCCGGAAAGCCTGCCAAATCCGTTACTGAAGATGGAAAAAGTCAGTGCGGGCTATGGCGATCGCATTATTCTCGACTCGATTAAACTGAATCTGGTCCCCGGCTCGCGCATTGGTCTGCTAGGCCGCAACGGCGCGGGTAAATCGACATTAATCAAACTGTTGGCCGGTGAACTTGCGCCAGTCAGCGGTGAAATTGGTCTGGCGAAAGGGATCAAGCTCGGCTACTTCGCCCAGCATCAACTGGAATACCTGCGCGCCGACGAATCGCCTATTCAACATCTGGCACGTTTAGCGCCGCAGGAACTGGAGCAAAAACTGCGTGACTATCTCGGCGGCTTTGGTTTCCAGGGCGATAAAGTGACGGAAGAAACGCGCCGCTTCTCCGGTGGAGAAAAAGCCCGCCTGGTGCTGGCATTAATTGTCTGGCAGCGTCCGAATCTGCTGCTGCTCGACGAACCGACTAACCACCTTGATCTCGACATGCGTCAGGCACTGACTGAAGCGTTGATCGAGTTTGAAGGCGCGCTGGTTGTCGTTTCGCACGACCGTCATTTGCTGCGTTCCACCACTGACGATCTCTATCTGGTTCACGATCGTAAAGTCGAACCGTTCGACGGCGATCTGGAAGATTATCAACAGTGGTTGAGCGACGTACAAAAGCAGGAAAACCAGGCCGACGAAGCGCCAAAAGAGAACGCGAACAGCGCCCAGGCACGTAAAGATCAGAAGCGTCGGGAAGCGGAGCTGCGTGCGCAAACCCAGCCGCTACGTAAAGAGATCGCCCGTCTGGAAAAAGAGATGGAGAAGCTGAATGCGCAACTGGCGCAGGCGGAAGAGAAACTCGGCGACAGCGAACTGTACGATCAGAGCCGTAAAGCGGAACTGACCGCCTGCCTGCAACAACAAGCGAGCGCTAAATCCGGGCTGGAAGAGTGCGAAATGGCATGGCTGGAAGCCCAGGAGCAGCTTGAGCAGATGCTGCTGGAAGGCCAAAGCAACTGA
- a CDS encoding hydrolase, with translation MAQITTTDANEFSSSAEFIPMRGFSNCHLQTMLPRLFRRQVKFTPHWQRLELPDGDFVDLAWSEDPAQAKHKPRLVVFHGLEGSLNSPYAHGLVDAAKKRGWLGVVMHFRGCSGEPNRMHRIYHSGETEDASWFLRWLQREFGHASTAAVGYSLGGNMLACLLAKEGNNLPIDAAVVVSAPFVLEACSYHMEKGFSRVYQRYLLNLLKANAARKLAAYPGTLPINLAQLKSVRRIREFDDLITARIHGYADAIDYYRQCSAMPMLNRIAKPTLIIHAKDDPFMDHQVIPKPENLPPQVEYQLTEHGGHVGFIGGTLLHPQMWLESRIPDWLTTYLEAKSC, from the coding sequence ATGGCGCAGATAACGACGACCGATGCCAATGAATTCAGCAGCAGTGCTGAATTCATCCCTATGCGCGGTTTCAGCAATTGCCATCTACAAACCATGCTGCCGCGTCTGTTTCGTCGTCAGGTGAAATTCACTCCGCACTGGCAGCGGCTGGAGTTGCCCGACGGCGATTTTGTCGATCTCGCGTGGAGTGAAGATCCTGCACAGGCGAAACATAAACCGCGTTTAGTGGTGTTTCACGGGCTCGAAGGCAGCCTCAATAGCCCTTACGCCCATGGACTGGTTGATGCGGCGAAAAAGCGCGGCTGGCTGGGTGTGGTGATGCATTTTCGCGGATGCAGCGGTGAACCTAACCGCATGCACCGCATTTACCATTCGGGCGAAACCGAAGACGCCAGTTGGTTTTTACGCTGGCTGCAACGCGAGTTTGGTCATGCGTCAACGGCTGCCGTCGGCTATTCGCTCGGCGGTAATATGCTGGCCTGTTTGCTGGCAAAAGAAGGTAATAATCTCCCGATTGATGCGGCGGTGGTTGTCTCCGCGCCGTTTGTGCTGGAAGCCTGTAGTTACCATATGGAAAAGGGCTTTTCCCGCGTTTATCAGCGTTATTTGCTGAACCTGCTAAAAGCCAATGCTGCACGCAAGCTGGCGGCCTACCCCGGTACGCTACCGATTAATCTCGCGCAGTTAAAATCGGTACGTCGCATCCGTGAATTTGACGATCTGATCACCGCCAGAATTCACGGCTACGCCGACGCTATCGACTATTATCGTCAGTGTAGCGCCATGCCTATGCTGAACCGGATCGCTAAACCGACGCTGATTATTCACGCCAAAGACGATCCGTTTATGGATCATCAGGTGATCCCGAAACCGGAAAATCTTCCTCCGCAAGTAGAGTATCAACTGACCGAACATGGGGGTCATGTTGGTTTTATTGGCGGTACATTACTTCACCCGCAAATGTGGCTGGAGTCACGCATTCCTGACTGGTTAACAACGTATCTGGAGGCGAAATCATGTTGA
- a CDS encoding YheU family protein, giving the protein MLIPWQDISPETLENLIESFVLREGTDYGEQERTLEQKVADVKRQLQCGEAVLVWSELHETVNIMPRSQFRE; this is encoded by the coding sequence ATGTTGATTCCCTGGCAAGACATCTCCCCTGAAACGCTGGAAAATTTAATTGAAAGCTTTGTGTTACGTGAAGGCACCGATTATGGTGAACAAGAGCGTACGCTTGAACAGAAAGTCGCCGACGTCAAACGCCAGCTACAGTGCGGAGAAGCGGTACTGGTCTGGTCGGAACTGCACGAGACGGTCAATATCATGCCGCGCAGTCAGTTTCGCGAATAA
- a CDS encoding phosphoribulokinase: protein MSAKHPVIAVTGSSGAGTTTTSLAFRKIFAQLNLQAAEVEGDSFHRYTRPEMDMAIRKARDAGRHISYFGPEANDFGLLEQTFIEYGQSGKGKSRKYLHTYDEAVPWNQVPGTFTPWQPLPEPTDVLFYEGLHGGVVTPQHNVAQHVDLLVGVVPIVNLEWIQKLIRDTGERGHSREAVMDSVVRSMEDYINYITPQFSRTHLNFQRVPTVDTSNPFAAKGIPSLDESFVVIHFRNLEEIDFPWLLAMLQGSFISHINTLVVPGGKMGLAMELIMLPLVQRLMEGKKIE, encoded by the coding sequence ATGTCTGCCAAACATCCGGTCATTGCGGTAACAGGATCCAGCGGCGCGGGGACTACCACCACCAGCCTCGCGTTTCGTAAAATATTCGCCCAGTTAAATCTGCAAGCCGCCGAGGTGGAAGGCGACAGTTTTCACCGCTACACCCGCCCGGAAATGGACATGGCGATCCGCAAAGCGCGCGACGCCGGGCGGCATATCAGCTACTTCGGTCCCGAAGCTAACGACTTCGGCCTGCTGGAACAGACCTTTATTGAATATGGCCAGAGCGGCAAAGGGAAATCTCGCAAATATCTACATACCTACGACGAAGCCGTACCGTGGAATCAGGTACCGGGGACATTCACCCCATGGCAACCTTTACCGGAACCGACCGATGTACTGTTTTATGAAGGTTTACACGGCGGCGTAGTCACCCCGCAACATAACGTTGCGCAGCATGTAGACTTACTGGTTGGCGTAGTGCCTATCGTTAACCTTGAGTGGATTCAAAAACTCATTCGCGATACCGGCGAGCGCGGGCACTCGCGAGAAGCGGTGATGGACTCGGTAGTTCGCTCAATGGAAGATTATATCAACTACATCACACCGCAATTTTCCCGCACCCATCTTAACTTCCAGCGCGTTCCCACCGTCGACACTTCAAACCCGTTCGCGGCAAAAGGCATTCCATCGCTAGATGAAAGCTTTGTGGTGATCCATTTTCGTAATCTGGAAGAGATCGATTTCCCCTGGCTACTGGCGATGTTGCAGGGCTCATTCATTTCCCACATCAATACATTAGTGGTGCCGGGCGGCAAAATGGGTCTGGCAATGGAGTTAATTATGCTGCCGCTGGTGCAGCGATTGATGGAAGGAAAGAAAATCGAGTAA
- a CDS encoding OsmC family protein, whose amino-acid sequence MQARVKWVEGLTFLGESASGHQILMDGNSGDKAPSPMEMVLMAAGGCSAIDVVSILQKGRQDVVDCEVKLTSERREEAPRLFTHINLHFIVTGRDLKDAAVARAVDLSAEKYCSVALMLEKAVNITHSYEVVAA is encoded by the coding sequence ATGCAAGCGCGTGTGAAGTGGGTTGAAGGGTTAACTTTTTTGGGCGAATCTGCCTCTGGTCACCAGATTTTAATGGATGGCAACTCTGGCGATAAAGCGCCCAGCCCGATGGAAATGGTGCTGATGGCGGCGGGTGGCTGTAGCGCCATTGATGTGGTTTCTATCCTGCAAAAAGGGCGTCAGGATGTGGTCGATTGTGAAGTAAAATTAACCTCTGAACGCCGCGAAGAGGCTCCCCGCCTGTTTACCCATATCAATTTGCATTTTATCGTCACCGGTCGCGACCTGAAGGACGCAGCGGTTGCGCGTGCGGTCGATCTATCAGCCGAGAAGTATTGCTCAGTCGCGTTGATGCTGGAAAAAGCGGTGAATATTACCCACTCGTATGAAGTGGTTGCTGCGTGA
- the crp gene encoding cAMP-activated global transcriptional regulator CRP produces the protein MVLGKPQTDPTLEWFLSHCHIHKYPSKSTLIHQGEKAETLYYIVKGSVAVLIKDEEGKEMILSYLNQGDFIGELGLFEEGQERSAWVRAKTACEVAEISYKKFRQLIQVNPDILMRLSAQMARRLQVTSEKVGNLAFLDVTGRIAQTLLNLAKQPDAMTHPDGMQIKITRQEIGQIVGCSRETVGRILKMLEDQNLISAHGKTIVVYGTR, from the coding sequence ATGGTGCTTGGCAAACCGCAAACAGACCCGACTCTCGAATGGTTCTTGTCTCATTGCCACATTCATAAGTACCCATCCAAGAGCACGCTTATTCACCAGGGTGAAAAAGCGGAAACGCTGTACTACATCGTTAAAGGCTCTGTGGCAGTGCTGATCAAAGACGAGGAGGGTAAAGAAATGATCCTCTCTTATCTGAATCAGGGTGATTTTATTGGCGAATTGGGCCTGTTTGAAGAAGGCCAGGAACGTAGCGCATGGGTACGTGCGAAAACTGCCTGTGAAGTGGCTGAAATTTCCTACAAAAAATTCCGCCAATTAATTCAGGTAAACCCGGATATTCTGATGCGTCTCTCCGCACAGATGGCACGTCGTCTGCAAGTCACTTCAGAGAAAGTGGGCAACCTCGCTTTCCTCGATGTAACGGGTCGCATTGCACAGACTCTGCTGAATCTGGCGAAACAACCGGATGCTATGACTCACCCGGACGGTATGCAAATTAAAATTACCCGTCAGGAAATTGGTCAAATTGTCGGCTGTTCTCGTGAAACCGTGGGACGCATTCTGAAGATGCTGGAAGATCAGAACCTGATCTCCGCACACGGAAAAACCATCGTCGTTTACGGCACCCGTTGA
- a CDS encoding YccS/YhfK family putative transporter, translated as MWRRLIYHPDINYALRQTLVLCLPVAVGLLLGELRLGLLFSLVPACCNIAGLDTPHKRFFKRLIIGASLFATCSLLTQLLLEKDIPLPFLLTGLTLILGVTAELGPLHAKLLPASLLAAIFTLSLAGYMPVWEPLLIYALGTLWYGLFNWFWFWLWREQPLRESLSLLYRELADYCEAKYSLLTQHTDPEKALPPLLERQQKAVDLITQCYQQMHMLSAQNNTDYKRMLRIFQEALDLQEHISVSLHQPEEVQKLVERSHAEEVIRWNAQTVAARLRVLADDILYHRLPTRFTMEKQIGALEKIARQHPDNPVGQFCYWHFSRIARVLRTQKPLYARDLLADKQRRMPLLPALKSYLSLKSPALRNAGRLSVMLSIASLMGTALHLPKSYWILMTVLLVTQNGYGATRLRIVNRSVGTVVGLIIAGVALHFKIPEGYTLTLMLFTTLASYLILRKNYGWATVGFTITAVYTLQLLWLNGEQYIIPRLIDTIIGCLIAFGGTVWLWPQWQSGLLRKNAHDALETYQEAIRLILSKDPQPTPLAWQRMRVNQAHNTLYNSLNQAMQEPAFNSHYLADMKLWVTHSQFIVEHINAMTTLAREHRTLPPELAQEYLQSCEIAIQRCQQRLEYDEPGSSGDANIIDSPEMLPHEGASGTLEQHLQRVIGHLNTMHTISAMAWRQRPHHGIWLSRKLRDSKA; from the coding sequence ATGTGGCGCAGACTGATTTATCATCCCGATATTAACTACGCACTACGACAAACGCTGGTGCTATGTTTGCCCGTGGCCGTTGGTCTGTTGCTTGGCGAATTAAGACTCGGGCTGCTCTTTTCCCTCGTCCCCGCCTGTTGCAATATTGCAGGGCTTGATACCCCCCATAAACGTTTTTTCAAACGTTTAATTATTGGTGCGTCGCTGTTTGCCACCTGCAGCTTGCTAACACAACTGCTGCTGGAAAAAGATATCCCCCTGCCATTTCTGCTGACGGGGTTAACGTTGATACTTGGCGTTACTGCCGAGTTAGGCCCATTACACGCAAAATTGCTTCCTGCATCGCTGCTGGCTGCCATTTTTACCCTCAGTCTGGCGGGATATATGCCGGTATGGGAGCCATTGCTCATTTATGCGTTAGGCACACTCTGGTATGGGCTGTTTAACTGGTTTTGGTTCTGGCTCTGGCGCGAACAACCGCTACGCGAGTCACTTAGCCTGCTGTACCGTGAACTGGCAGATTATTGCGAAGCCAAATACAGCCTGCTTACCCAGCACACCGATCCTGAGAAAGCGTTGCCACCGCTGCTGGAACGCCAGCAAAAAGCGGTCGATTTAATTACCCAGTGCTATCAGCAAATGCACATGCTTTCCGCGCAAAATAATACTGACTACAAGCGGATGTTGCGCATTTTCCAGGAGGCACTGGATTTACAGGAACACATCTCGGTCAGTTTGCATCAGCCGGAAGAGGTGCAAAAGCTGGTTGAGCGTAGCCATGCGGAAGAAGTTATCCGCTGGAATGCGCAAACCGTCGCCGCTCGCCTGCGCGTGCTGGCTGATGATATTCTTTACCATCGCCTGCCGACGCGTTTTACGATGGAAAAGCAAATTGGCGCACTGGAGAAAATCGCCCGCCAGCATCCAGATAACCCTGTAGGGCAATTCTGCTACTGGCACTTCAGCCGCATCGCTCGTGTGCTGCGTACCCAGAAACCGCTCTATGCCCGCGATCTGCTGGCGGATAAACAGCGGCGGATGCCATTACTTCCGGCGCTGAAAAGCTATCTTTCCCTGAAATCGCCAGCACTGCGTAATGCCGGACGACTGAGTGTGATGTTAAGCATTGCCAGTCTGATGGGCACCGCGCTGCATCTGCCGAAATCCTATTGGATACTAATGACGGTATTGCTGGTGACGCAAAATGGTTATGGCGCTACTCGCCTGCGGATTGTGAATCGTTCTGTGGGAACCGTGGTTGGATTAATTATTGCAGGCGTTGCGCTGCACTTTAAAATCCCTGAAGGTTACACCCTGACGCTGATGCTTTTCACCACGCTCGCCAGTTACCTGATATTGCGCAAAAACTACGGCTGGGCGACGGTCGGTTTTACCATTACCGCTGTATATACCCTGCAACTGTTATGGCTGAATGGCGAGCAATACATCATTCCGCGTCTTATCGATACTATCATCGGCTGTCTGATTGCCTTCGGCGGCACAGTTTGGCTATGGCCGCAGTGGCAGAGCGGGTTATTGCGTAAGAACGCCCATGATGCTTTAGAAACCTACCAGGAAGCGATTCGTCTGATCCTGAGTAAAGATCCGCAACCAACACCACTGGCCTGGCAGCGAATGCGGGTTAATCAGGCACATAACACTCTGTATAACTCATTAAATCAGGCGATGCAGGAACCGGCATTTAACAGCCATTATCTGGCTGACATGAAACTGTGGGTAACACATAGTCAGTTTATTGTTGAACATATTAATGCCATGACCACGCTGGCGCGAGAACACCGGACATTACCACCGGAGCTGGCGCAGGAATATTTGCAGTCTTGTGAAATCGCTATTCAACGCTGTCAGCAGCGCCTGGAATATGATGAACCGGGTAGTTCTGGTGACGCCAATATCATAGACTCGCCAGAGATGCTGCCACACGAAGGCGCGTCTGGCACGCTGGAGCAGCATTTACAACGCGTTATTGGCCATCTGAATACAATGCACACCATTTCAGCGATGGCCTGGCGGCAGCGACCACATCACGGGATTTGGTTGAGCCGGAAGTTACGGGATTCGAAGGCGTAA
- the argD gene encoding bifunctional acetylornithine/succinyldiaminopimelate transaminase, giving the protein MATEQAAITRATFDEVILPIYAPAEFIPVKGQGSRVWDQQGKEYVDFAGGIAVTALGHCHPAQVEALKTQGETLWHISNVFTNEPALRLGRKLIEATFAERVVFMNSGTEANETAFKLARHYACVRHSPFKTKIIAFHNAFHGRSLFTVSVGGQPKYSDGFGPKPADIIHVPFNDLHAVKAVMDDHTCAVVVEPIQGEGGVTAATPEFLQGLRELCDQHQALLVFDEVQCGMGRTGDLFAYMHYGVTPDILTSAKALGGGFPISAVLTTAEIASAFHPGSHGSTYGGNPLACAVAGAAFDIINTPEVLEGIHAKRQRFVDHLQKIDQQFDVFSDIRGMGLLIGAELKPQYKGRARDFLYAGAEAGVMVLNAGADVMRFAPSLVVEDADIDEGMQRFARAVAKVVGA; this is encoded by the coding sequence ATGGCAACTGAACAAGCAGCAATTACACGCGCGACTTTCGATGAAGTGATCCTGCCGATTTATGCACCGGCAGAGTTTATTCCGGTAAAAGGTCAGGGCAGCCGAGTCTGGGATCAGCAAGGCAAAGAGTATGTCGATTTCGCGGGTGGGATTGCGGTAACGGCGTTAGGCCATTGCCATCCGGCGCAGGTGGAAGCGTTAAAAACCCAGGGGGAAACCCTGTGGCATATCAGCAACGTTTTCACCAATGAACCGGCGCTGCGTCTTGGGCGTAAACTGATTGAGGCGACGTTTGCCGAACGCGTGGTGTTTATGAACTCCGGTACGGAAGCCAACGAAACCGCCTTTAAACTGGCGCGTCACTACGCATGCGTACGTCATAGCCCGTTCAAAACCAAAATTATTGCCTTCCATAACGCCTTTCATGGTCGCTCGTTGTTTACCGTTTCTGTGGGCGGGCAGCCGAAATATTCCGACGGCTTTGGGCCAAAACCGGCAGATATTATCCACGTGCCTTTTAATGATCTTCACGCGGTGAAAGCGGTGATGGATGATCACACCTGCGCGGTAGTTGTTGAGCCGATTCAGGGCGAGGGCGGCGTGACGGCAGCGACGCCAGAGTTTTTGCAGGGGCTGCGTGAGCTGTGCGATCAGCATCAGGCATTATTGGTGTTTGATGAAGTGCAGTGTGGGATGGGGCGTACCGGCGATCTGTTTGCTTATATGCACTATGGCGTGACACCGGATATTCTGACCTCAGCGAAAGCGTTAGGCGGCGGCTTCCCGATTAGCGCCGTGCTGACCACGGCGGAGATTGCTTCAGCGTTTCATCCTGGTTCTCACGGTTCCACCTACGGCGGTAATCCGCTGGCCTGTGCGGTGGCGGGCGCGGCCTTTGATATCATCAATACCCCTGAAGTGCTGGAAGGCATTCACGCGAAACGTCAGCGTTTTGTTGATCATTTGCAGAAGATAGATCAGCAGTTTGATGTGTTTAGCGATATTCGCGGTATGGGGTTGTTGATTGGTGCCGAGCTTAAGCCACAGTACAAAGGTCGGGCGCGTGATTTCCTTTATGCGGGCGCCGAGGCTGGCGTAATGGTGCTGAACGCCGGGGCAGATGTGATGCGTTTTGCACCATCGCTGGTGGTGGAAGATGCGGATATCGATGAAGGGATGCAGCGTTTTGCCCGCGCGGTGGCGAAGGTGGTTGGGGCGTAA
- the pabA gene encoding aminodeoxychorismate synthase component 2, with amino-acid sequence MILLIDNYDSFTWNLYQYFCELGADVLVKRNDALTLVDIDALKPQKIVISPGPCTPDEAGISLEVIRHYAGRLPILGVCLGHQAMAQAFGGKVVRAAKVMHGKTSPITHNGQGVFQGLANPLTVTRYHSLVVEPDSLPACFDVTAWSETGEIMGIRHRQWDLEGVQFHPESILSEQGHQLLANFLHR; translated from the coding sequence ATGATCCTGCTTATTGATAACTACGATTCTTTCACCTGGAACCTCTACCAGTACTTTTGTGAACTGGGGGCCGATGTGCTGGTTAAGCGCAACGATGCGTTGACACTGGTGGATATCGACGCCCTTAAACCACAAAAAATTGTCATCTCGCCTGGACCCTGTACGCCAGATGAAGCCGGGATCTCCCTTGAAGTTATTCGCCACTATGCCGGGCGCTTGCCGATTCTTGGCGTCTGCCTCGGTCATCAGGCGATGGCGCAGGCTTTTGGTGGCAAAGTTGTGCGCGCCGCAAAGGTCATGCACGGTAAAACCTCACCGATTACGCATAACGGTCAGGGCGTATTCCAGGGGCTGGCGAATCCACTCACCGTGACGCGTTACCATTCGCTGGTGGTGGAACCTGACTCATTGCCAGCGTGCTTTGACGTGACGGCATGGAGCGAAACCGGAGAGATTATGGGGATTCGTCATCGCCAGTGGGATCTTGAAGGTGTGCAGTTCCATCCGGAAAGCATTCTCAGCGAGCAGGGGCATCAACTGCTGGCGAATTTCCTGCATCGCTGA
- a CDS encoding putative adenosine monophosphate-protein transferase Fic, whose translation MSDKFGEGRDPYLYPGLDIMRNRLNIHQQQRLEQAAYEMTALRAATIELGPLVRGLPHLRAIHRQLYQDIFDWAGQLREVDIYQGDTPFCHFAYIEKEGNALMQDLEEEGYLVGLEKAKFVERLAHYYCEINVLHPFRAGSGLAQRIFFEQLAIHAGYQLNWQGIGEEAWNQANQNGAMGDLTALQTIFSKVVSEAGESE comes from the coding sequence ATGAGCGATAAATTTGGCGAAGGGCGCGACCCGTATCTTTATCCTGGCCTTGATATCATGCGTAATCGACTGAACATTCACCAGCAGCAGCGGCTGGAACAGGCCGCTTACGAAATGACGGCACTGCGTGCCGCGACCATTGAGCTTGGTCCACTGGTGCGTGGTTTACCGCATTTGCGTGCTATTCATCGCCAGCTGTATCAGGATATTTTCGACTGGGCGGGGCAACTGCGTGAAGTCGATATTTATCAGGGCGATACGCCGTTCTGCCATTTTGCCTATATTGAAAAAGAGGGCAATGCCCTGATGCAGGATCTGGAGGAAGAAGGTTATCTGGTTGGTCTTGAGAAAGCGAAGTTCGTCGAGCGGCTGGCGCACTACTATTGTGAAATCAACGTCCTGCATCCATTCCGTGCGGGAAGTGGCCTGGCACAGCGGATCTTCTTCGAGCAACTGGCGATTCATGCCGGCTATCAACTGAACTGGCAAGGTATTGGTGAAGAGGCCTGGAATCAGGCGAATCAGAATGGGGCAATGGGTGACCTTACGGCTCTGCAGACGATATTTAGCAAAGTGGTAAGCGAAGCCGGGGAATCTGAGTAA
- a CDS encoding YhfG family protein translates to MKKLTDKQKSRLWELQRNRNFQASRRLEGVEMPLVTLTAAEALARIEELRRHYER, encoded by the coding sequence GTGAAGAAACTCACCGATAAGCAAAAGTCCCGCCTCTGGGAGCTTCAGCGTAATCGTAATTTCCAGGCCAGCCGCCGCCTTGAAGGCGTCGAGATGCCATTAGTCACTCTTACTGCCGCAGAGGCTTTAGCACGCATTGAAGAGCTGAGGAGGCATTATGAGCGATAA
- the ppiA gene encoding peptidylprolyl isomerase A — MFKSTLAAFVAVFALSALSPVAMAAKGDPHVLLTTSAGNIELELDSQKAPVSVQNFVDYVNSGFYNNTTFHRVIPGFMIQGGGFTEQMQQKKPNPPIKNEADNGLRNTRGTIAMARTADKDSATSQFFINVADNAFLDHGQRDFGYAVFGKVVKGMDVADKISQVPTHDVGPYQNVPSKPVVILSAKVLP, encoded by the coding sequence GCTCTCTCACCTGTAGCAATGGCAGCGAAAGGGGACCCGCACGTATTGTTAACAACCTCTGCTGGTAATATCGAACTGGAGCTGGATAGCCAGAAAGCGCCGGTATCAGTGCAAAATTTCGTCGATTATGTGAACAGCGGCTTTTATAACAACACCACTTTTCACCGCGTCATCCCGGGCTTTATGATTCAGGGCGGTGGATTTACCGAGCAAATGCAGCAGAAAAAACCCAATCCGCCAATCAAAAATGAAGCTGATAACGGTCTGCGCAATACGCGCGGCACTATTGCTATGGCGCGTACCGCCGACAAAGACAGCGCAACCAGTCAGTTCTTTATCAACGTTGCCGACAATGCCTTCCTCGACCACGGTCAGCGTGATTTCGGCTACGCCGTCTTTGGTAAAGTCGTGAAAGGCATGGACGTTGCCGATAAGATTTCTCAGGTCCCAACCCATGATGTTGGCCCGTACCAGAATGTGCCGTCAAAACCGGTAGTTATCCTTTCCGCTAAAGTCCTGCCGTAA